The Pseudomonas alkylphenolica genomic sequence GCCGAGATCAGCTGCCGGCAATGACTGCCGATGCCCGGTGTGAGAGTGGCCAGGCCAATGCTCACAGTCAGGCAGGAGTTGGCGACCGGCAAATCGTGGGCGATGTTCATCGCAACCACGCTCTGGCGCAGCTTCTCCGCCACCAGGCGCGCCCCGCCCGGCGAGGTGTTCGGGAGCACCAGAGCGAACTCTTCGCCGCCATAACGGGCAGGCAGGTCACTGGGGCGGGCACAGGAGCCACGAATGGCTTCGGCGACCTTGCGCAACGCCTCGTCGCCGGCCAGATGTCCGAAGGTATCGTTGAATGCCTTAAAGTAGTCAACATCGATCATCAGCAGCGATAGCTGGGCCTGCTCACGCATCGCCCGACGCCATTCCAGTTCCAGATACTCATCGAAATGACGGCGGTTCGACAGCCCGGTCAGGCCGTCGGAGTTCATCAGGCGTTGCAACACCAGATTGGTGTCGAGCAGCTGCTGCTGGCTGACGCGCAGGGCACGGTAGGCCTCATCGCGTTGCAGCAAGGTCAGGTAGGAACGCGAGTGGTAGCGAATGCGTGCTACCAGCTCGATGGTATCCGGCAGCTTGACCAGGTAATCGTTGGCGCCCGCTGCAAAGGCCGCGCTCTTGACCAGCGGGTCTTCCTTGGTCGACAGGACGATGATCGGAATGTCCCGGGTTGCCGGGTTGTTACGGTACTCGCGCACCAGCGTCAAACCATCGAGGCCGGGCATGATCAGGTCTTGCAGGATCACTGTCGGCTTGATCCGCACCGCCTGGGCCACGGCCTGATGGGGATCGGCACAGAAGTGAAAATCGATGTTCTCTTCATAAGCCAGACCACGGCGCACCGCTTCACCGATCATGGCTTGATCGTCGACCAACAGGACCATTGCCGAGTTTTCATTGGTGGTCGGGAAACCGTCGAGCGGTAAATCATTCATGCGCTGTCACCTGGTCACTGCCGACTGGCCGGCGTGGCACAATACATATCGTCATTTTGGAAATATTTCCATTAATCGCGCAGCGATCCGTTCCAGCGGGCGAATCTCCATCGCCGCGTCGATCGCGACTGCGGCCTTGGGCATGCCATAGACGGCGCTGCTGTGTTGGTCCTGAGCAATGGTCAGGAAGTTCTGCTGGCGCATCAGCTTCAGGCCCTGGGCGCCATCGCGTCCCATGCCGGTCAGCAACACGCCAACCGCGTCACCTCGCCAGTAACGGGCCACGCTTTCAAAAAATACGTCGATCGAAGGCCGGTAGATCTCGTTTACCGGCTCGGCGGTGTAGGCCAGGGTGCCGTTCTTGAGCAGGCGGATGTGGTGATTGGTGCCTGCCAGCAACACCTGCCCGGGCTGCGGCGGCTCGCCTTCACGGGCCAGGCGCACCGGTAAGCCCGAAGCACTGCTGAGCCATTCGGCCATGCCCGCGGCGAACACCTGGTCAACGTGCTGAACCAGCACGATGGCGGCGGGAAACGCCTGCGGCAAGCCTTTGAGCAAGACTTCCAGGGCCGCCGGCCCACCCGCTGATGAGCCGATGGCCACCAGCCCCTGCCGTTGCGCCGCTTCACGCAAAGGCGCAGCCATTGGCCGCGGCGTGTTGCTGCGCTGCTGGCCGATCAACCAGCCGATATTGAGGATCTTGCGCAACAGCGGTGCGGCTGCTTCCTTGGGATCGCCAGCGCCCAGGGCCGGGGTATCGACCACATCCAGCGCGCCATGGCCC encodes the following:
- a CDS encoding chemotaxis response regulator protein-glutamate methylesterase, giving the protein MKIAIVNDMPMAVEALRRALAFEPMHQVVWVASNGAEAVKLCAEQTPDLILMDLIMPVMDGVEATRRIMAETPCAIVIVTVDRQQNVHRVFEAMGHGALDVVDTPALGAGDPKEAAAPLLRKILNIGWLIGQQRSNTPRPMAAPLREAAQRQGLVAIGSSAGGPAALEVLLKGLPQAFPAAIVLVQHVDQVFAAGMAEWLSSASGLPVRLAREGEPPQPGQVLLAGTNHHIRLLKNGTLAYTAEPVNEIYRPSIDVFFESVARYWRGDAVGVLLTGMGRDGAQGLKLMRQQNFLTIAQDQHSSAVYGMPKAAVAIDAAMEIRPLERIAARLMEIFPK
- a CDS encoding response regulator, whose amino-acid sequence is MNDLPLDGFPTTNENSAMVLLVDDQAMIGEAVRRGLAYEENIDFHFCADPHQAVAQAVRIKPTVILQDLIMPGLDGLTLVREYRNNPATRDIPIIVLSTKEDPLVKSAAFAAGANDYLVKLPDTIELVARIRYHSRSYLTLLQRDEAYRALRVSQQQLLDTNLVLQRLMNSDGLTGLSNRRHFDEYLELEWRRAMREQAQLSLLMIDVDYFKAFNDTFGHLAGDEALRKVAEAIRGSCARPSDLPARYGGEEFALVLPNTSPGGARLVAEKLRQSVVAMNIAHDLPVANSCLTVSIGLATLTPGIGSHCRQLISAADKGLYLAKNSGRNQVGIA